One genomic segment of Streptomyces sp. RerS4 includes these proteins:
- the pdhA gene encoding pyruvate dehydrogenase (acetyl-transferring) E1 component subunit alpha, whose translation MTVQELPGAGASHRVTPPPAWRPRTEAAPLLPDPEPYRVLGTEAADRLDPELMRRYYAELVRGRRYNAQATALTRQGRLAVYPSTVGQEAAEIAAALVLEEQDWLFPSYRDTLAAVARGLDPVQALTLLRGDWHTGYDPREHRIAPLSTPLATQLPHAVGLAHAARLRGDEVVALAMVGDGGTSEGDFHEALNFAAVWKAPVVFLVQNNGFAISVPLAKQTAAPTLAHKAVGYGMPGRLVDGNDVAAMHEVLTEAVQRARSGGGPTLIEAVTYRMEAHTNADDATRYRSDAEVEAWKAHDPVLLLERELTARGILDDAGIREARDAAEAMAATLRERMNADPVLNPMDLFAHVYAEQTGALREQAELLRAELEAEGEA comes from the coding sequence ATGACGGTCCAAGAGCTGCCCGGTGCCGGTGCGTCGCACCGTGTCACCCCGCCGCCCGCCTGGAGGCCCCGTACGGAGGCCGCCCCGCTGCTGCCGGACCCCGAGCCGTACCGGGTCCTCGGCACAGAGGCGGCCGACCGCCTCGACCCGGAGCTGATGCGCCGGTACTACGCCGAGCTCGTGCGCGGCCGCCGCTACAACGCCCAGGCCACCGCGCTCACCCGGCAGGGCCGTCTCGCCGTGTACCCCTCCACCGTCGGGCAGGAGGCGGCGGAGATCGCCGCCGCGCTCGTCCTGGAGGAGCAGGACTGGCTCTTCCCGAGCTACCGCGACACCCTCGCGGCCGTGGCCCGCGGACTGGACCCCGTACAGGCCCTGACGCTGCTGCGCGGCGACTGGCACACCGGCTACGACCCCCGCGAGCACCGGATCGCCCCGCTGTCCACCCCGCTCGCCACCCAGCTCCCGCACGCGGTGGGCCTGGCGCACGCGGCACGCCTGCGCGGCGACGAGGTCGTCGCGCTCGCCATGGTCGGCGACGGCGGCACCAGCGAGGGCGACTTCCACGAGGCGCTCAACTTCGCCGCCGTCTGGAAGGCGCCCGTCGTCTTCCTGGTCCAGAACAACGGCTTCGCGATCTCCGTCCCGCTCGCCAAGCAGACCGCCGCGCCGACGCTGGCCCACAAGGCCGTCGGCTACGGCATGCCGGGCCGGCTGGTCGACGGCAACGACGTGGCCGCCATGCACGAGGTCCTCACCGAGGCCGTCCAGCGTGCCCGCTCGGGCGGCGGCCCGACCCTCATCGAGGCCGTCACCTACCGGATGGAGGCCCACACGAACGCCGACGACGCCACGCGCTACCGCTCGGACGCCGAGGTGGAGGCCTGGAAGGCGCACGACCCGGTGCTGCTGCTGGAGCGCGAGCTGACCGCGCGCGGGATCCTCGACGACGCGGGCATACGCGAGGCGCGCGACGCCGCCGAGGCCATGGCGGCGACCCTGCGCGAGCGGATGAACGCCGACCCCGTCCTGAACCCGATGGACCTCTTCGCACACGTCTACGCCGAGCAGACCGGCGCCCTGCGCGAGCAGGCGGAGCTGCTGCGCGCCGAACTGGAAGCCGAGGGAGAGGCATGA
- a CDS encoding Lrp/AsnC family transcriptional regulator: MAAGPWDGCRTSRRGRQWAMPDEQMAPAGSAPVPPGKASGTPPVPTVTPRPLDPIDRSIMRLLQADGRASIRSVAEQVHVSRANAYARINRLIDDGVIRGFTARVNHERAGQGASAYITLKIVQNSWRTVREKLRELPGAAHIALVSGDFDVLLLVHTPDNRTLRELVLTRLQAIPEVLSTRTLLVFEETDLLAPGAPQDGPSGATLSDDAP; encoded by the coding sequence GTGGCGGCGGGGCCGTGGGATGGGTGCAGGACGTCCAGGAGAGGGAGGCAGTGGGCAATGCCGGATGAACAAATGGCCCCAGCGGGTTCCGCGCCGGTGCCGCCGGGGAAAGCCTCGGGAACCCCACCGGTACCGACCGTCACGCCCCGCCCCCTGGACCCGATCGACCGGTCGATCATGCGATTGCTCCAGGCGGACGGCCGTGCGTCCATACGGTCGGTGGCCGAGCAGGTCCACGTCTCGCGGGCGAACGCGTACGCCCGGATCAACCGGCTGATCGACGACGGGGTCATCCGGGGGTTCACGGCCCGGGTGAACCACGAACGCGCAGGTCAGGGCGCGTCCGCGTACATCACCCTGAAGATCGTCCAGAACTCGTGGCGGACCGTCCGCGAGAAGCTGCGCGAGCTGCCCGGCGCCGCGCACATCGCCCTGGTCAGCGGTGATTTCGATGTCCTGCTGCTGGTCCACACCCCGGACAACCGCACCCTGCGCGAACTGGTCCTCACCCGCCTCCAGGCCATCCCGGAGGTCCTCTCCACCCGCACGCTCCTGGTGTTCGAGGAAACGGACCTCCTCGCTCCCGGCGCCCCCCAGGACGGCCCGTCCGGCGCGACGCTCTCGGACGACGCCCCCTGA
- a CDS encoding TetR/AcrR family transcriptional regulator has product MTTVRRDTYTPETLLSVAVQVFNERGYDGTSMEHLSKAAGISKSSIYHHVAGKEELLMRAVSRALDGLFAVLEEPGAVRGRAVDRVEYVTRRTVEVLVAELPYVTLLLRVRGNTRTERWALERRREFDHRVADLLGAAAADGDLRADVDIRLATRLLFGMVNSLVEWYRPHPATTPDQLADAVVSMALDGLRAIR; this is encoded by the coding sequence GTGACCACCGTCAGGCGCGACACCTACACCCCCGAGACGCTGCTCTCCGTGGCCGTCCAGGTCTTCAACGAGCGCGGCTACGACGGCACCTCGATGGAGCACCTCTCCAAGGCCGCCGGCATCTCCAAGTCCTCGATCTACCACCACGTGGCGGGCAAGGAAGAGCTGCTGATGCGCGCCGTCAGCCGCGCGCTCGACGGCCTCTTCGCGGTCCTGGAGGAGCCCGGCGCCGTACGCGGCCGGGCGGTCGACCGCGTCGAGTACGTCACCCGGCGCACGGTGGAGGTCCTGGTCGCGGAGCTCCCCTACGTGACCCTGCTGCTGCGGGTACGCGGCAACACCCGCACCGAGCGCTGGGCGCTGGAGCGCCGCCGCGAGTTCGACCACCGGGTCGCCGACCTGCTGGGCGCGGCCGCCGCCGACGGCGACCTGCGGGCGGACGTGGACATCCGCCTCGCCACGCGGCTGCTGTTCGGCATGGTGAACTCGCTGGTCGAGTGGTACCGCCCGCACCCCGCCACCACCCCCGACCAACTCGCGGACGCGGTGGTCAGCATGGCTCTGGACGGCCTCCGCGCCATCCGGTAG
- a CDS encoding 3-hydroxyacyl-CoA dehydrogenase: MTAIERSRTVAVVGAGTMGQGIAQVALLAGHRVLIHDVDAAAAGAGVAAVRDRVERMAAKGRLGRAEADEAIGRIDAAGALTELADAALVVEAVVEDTGVKRRLFESLEGVVPADCLLATNTSSLSVTELAAGLRHPGRFLGLHFFNPAPLLPLVEVVSGFATDPAAADRAYATVLGWGKSPVRCVDSPGFIVNRIARPFYAEAFAVYEERGADPATIDAVLRESGGFRMGPFELTDLIGQDVNEAVTRSVWDSFFRSPKFTPSLAQRRLVQSGRLGRKTGHGWFPYGDDAPRPEPHTAAPEEAPGKVTVVGDLGPAAALADLIEDAGIAVTAVEHGGPYIQLPGEGQLVLADGKTSVEFTDVVYFDLALDYREAGRIALSAGEDTSERTLAEAIGLFQRLGKKVSVIGDVPGMIVARTVAMLIDLTADAVARGVASAEDIDTAMRLGVNYPLGPTEWHGRLGRDWAYDLLHHLDERCPGGRYAPSLALFKLGYAGDDVDDADGAFEGGEDTE; encoded by the coding sequence ATGACAGCAATCGAGCGGTCCCGCACTGTGGCGGTCGTCGGGGCGGGCACCATGGGTCAGGGCATCGCCCAGGTCGCTCTTCTCGCAGGTCACCGGGTGCTGATCCATGACGTCGACGCCGCGGCGGCCGGCGCGGGCGTCGCCGCCGTCCGCGACCGCGTCGAACGGATGGCCGCCAAGGGCCGCCTGGGCCGGGCCGAGGCCGACGAGGCGATCGGCCGGATCGACGCGGCGGGGGCGCTGACCGAGCTGGCCGACGCCGCGCTCGTGGTCGAGGCGGTCGTCGAGGACACCGGCGTCAAGCGGCGTCTCTTCGAATCACTCGAAGGTGTGGTTCCGGCGGACTGCCTGCTGGCCACGAACACCTCCTCCCTGTCCGTCACCGAGCTCGCCGCGGGCCTGCGCCACCCCGGCCGGTTCCTCGGCCTGCACTTCTTCAACCCGGCCCCGCTGCTCCCCCTCGTCGAGGTGGTCAGCGGTTTCGCGACCGACCCGGCCGCCGCCGACCGCGCGTACGCCACCGTCCTCGGCTGGGGCAAGAGCCCGGTCCGCTGCGTCGACAGCCCCGGTTTCATCGTCAACCGCATCGCCCGCCCCTTCTACGCCGAGGCCTTCGCGGTGTACGAGGAGCGGGGCGCCGACCCGGCGACGATCGACGCCGTGCTGCGCGAGAGCGGCGGCTTCCGGATGGGCCCGTTCGAGCTGACCGACCTGATCGGCCAGGACGTCAACGAGGCCGTCACCCGCTCCGTGTGGGACTCCTTCTTCCGCAGCCCCAAGTTCACCCCCTCCCTCGCCCAGCGCCGCCTGGTCCAGTCGGGCCGGCTCGGCCGCAAGACCGGGCACGGATGGTTCCCGTACGGGGACGACGCGCCGCGGCCCGAGCCGCACACGGCGGCCCCCGAGGAGGCTCCCGGCAAGGTCACCGTCGTGGGCGACCTGGGGCCGGCGGCGGCGCTGGCGGACCTCATCGAGGACGCCGGGATCGCCGTCACCGCCGTCGAGCACGGGGGCCCGTACATCCAGCTGCCCGGCGAGGGGCAGCTCGTCCTGGCGGACGGCAAGACCTCGGTGGAGTTCACGGACGTCGTCTACTTCGACCTCGCGCTCGACTACCGCGAGGCCGGCCGGATCGCGCTCTCCGCGGGCGAGGACACCAGCGAGCGCACGCTCGCCGAGGCGATCGGGCTCTTCCAGCGGCTCGGCAAGAAGGTCTCCGTCATCGGTGACGTCCCCGGCATGATCGTCGCCCGGACGGTCGCGATGCTGATCGACCTCACGGCCGACGCCGTCGCGCGCGGCGTGGCCTCCGCCGAGGACATCGACACCGCGATGCGGCTCGGCGTCAACTACCCGCTGGGCCCGACCGAATGGCACGGCCGGCTCGGCCGCGACTGGGCGTACGACCTGCTGCACCACCTGGACGAACGCTGCCCGGGAGGCCGGTACGCGCCCTCGCTCGCGCTGTTCAAGCTGGGCTACGCGGGGGACGACGTCGATGACGCGGACGGCGCCTTCGAGGGCGGGGAGGACACGGAGTGA
- the paaN gene encoding phenylacetic acid degradation protein PaaN, whose product MAAELTLNQLTEKHRSTLDQALTAIRSRAYWSPHPEHPKAYGESAPADGLAAFEALRGTRLDLGQPGTDGWTGGEVSPYGPELGVEYPHVDPDVLLPAMRAGMGAWRDAGPETRALVCVEILARISARTHEFAHAVMHTSGQAFMMAFQAGGPHAQDRGLEAVAYAYEEQTRVPGQADWSKPQGKRDPLELGKTFTAVPRGIALMIGCNTFPTWNGYPGLFASLATGNAVLVKPHPRAVLPLALTVQVAREVLTEAGFDPNLVALAVERPGEGIAKSLAVRPEIKLIDYTGSTEFGDWLEANARQAQVYTEKAGVNTVVIDSTSDYKGMLSNLAFSLSLYSGQMCTTPQNLLIPRDGIETDAGHKSYDEVVADLAASIGGLLGDDARANALLGALVNPDVKARLEEAAGLGEVALASREVVNPEFPEAVVRTPVMVKLDAGKPDPEAAYFSECFGPVSFAVAVDSTADALELLRRTVREKGAMTVGAYTTSADTERAVEEVCLEESAQLSLNLTGGVYVNQTAAFSDFHGSGGNPAANAALCDGAFVANRFRVVEVRRQA is encoded by the coding sequence ATGGCCGCCGAGCTCACCCTCAACCAGCTGACCGAGAAGCACCGGTCCACCCTGGACCAGGCGCTGACTGCCATCCGCAGCCGCGCCTACTGGTCCCCGCATCCCGAGCACCCCAAGGCCTACGGCGAGAGCGCCCCGGCCGACGGCCTGGCCGCCTTCGAGGCCCTGCGCGGCACCCGCCTCGACCTCGGCCAGCCCGGCACCGACGGCTGGACGGGCGGCGAGGTGTCCCCGTACGGCCCGGAGCTGGGCGTGGAGTACCCGCATGTCGACCCGGACGTGCTGCTGCCCGCGATGCGGGCCGGCATGGGCGCCTGGCGGGACGCCGGGCCCGAGACGCGGGCCCTGGTCTGCGTCGAGATCCTGGCGCGGATCAGCGCGCGGACGCACGAGTTCGCGCACGCGGTCATGCACACCAGCGGCCAGGCCTTCATGATGGCCTTCCAGGCGGGCGGCCCCCACGCCCAGGACCGCGGCCTGGAGGCCGTGGCCTACGCGTACGAGGAGCAGACCCGCGTCCCCGGTCAGGCCGACTGGTCGAAGCCGCAGGGCAAGCGGGACCCGTTGGAGCTGGGCAAGACCTTCACGGCCGTGCCGCGCGGCATCGCGCTGATGATCGGCTGCAACACCTTCCCCACCTGGAACGGCTACCCGGGTCTGTTCGCCTCCCTCGCCACCGGCAACGCGGTGCTGGTCAAGCCGCACCCGCGCGCCGTGCTGCCGCTCGCGCTGACCGTCCAGGTCGCGCGCGAGGTCCTCACCGAGGCCGGCTTCGACCCGAACCTCGTGGCGCTGGCCGTCGAGCGTCCCGGCGAGGGCATCGCCAAGTCCCTCGCCGTCCGCCCCGAGATCAAGCTGATCGACTACACCGGGTCGACGGAGTTCGGCGACTGGCTGGAGGCCAACGCCCGCCAGGCGCAGGTCTACACCGAGAAGGCGGGCGTCAACACCGTCGTCATCGACTCGACCTCCGACTACAAGGGGATGCTGTCCAACCTGGCCTTCTCGTTGTCCCTGTACAGCGGCCAGATGTGCACCACCCCGCAGAACCTGCTGATCCCCCGCGACGGCATCGAGACGGACGCCGGCCACAAGTCCTACGACGAGGTCGTCGCCGACCTCGCGGCCTCCATCGGCGGCCTGCTGGGCGACGACGCCCGCGCCAACGCCCTGCTGGGCGCCCTGGTCAACCCGGACGTGAAGGCGCGTCTGGAGGAGGCCGCCGGGCTCGGCGAGGTCGCGCTGGCCTCCCGCGAGGTCGTCAACCCCGAGTTCCCGGAGGCGGTCGTGCGCACGCCGGTGATGGTGAAGCTGGACGCCGGCAAGCCGGACCCGGAGGCGGCGTACTTCTCGGAGTGCTTCGGCCCGGTCTCCTTCGCGGTGGCCGTCGACTCCACGGCGGACGCGCTGGAGCTGCTGCGCCGCACGGTGCGGGAGAAGGGCGCGATGACGGTCGGCGCGTACACCACCTCGGCGGACACCGAGCGGGCCGTCGAGGAGGTCTGCCTGGAGGAGTCGGCGCAGCTGTCGCTGAACCTCACCGGCGGGGTCTACGTCAACCAGACCGCGGCCTTCTCCGACTTCCACGGCTCCGGCGGCAACCCGGCGGCGAACGCCGCGCTGTGCGACGGCGCGTTCGTCGCGAACCGCTTCCGCGTGGTGGAGGTCCGCCGCCAGGCCTGA
- a CDS encoding TrmH family RNA methyltransferase, with protein MTELHGRADTVARQWGEAVGRGDVVVLDGFHALKHALRFGAEVLVAVADDPAAVLALAAGLAPDVAPAVERLVGPGALKELLPRVHPTGVAALAVRPDRAAGRAALAKTPRTAPIVLLDNPRNLGNVGAVVRLAAGFGATGVVTRGELDPWHQNVVRAGAGLHYATTVARLELDELPAGPVYALDPEGEDIRTLTLPDDALLAFGSERHGISPELRARADHLVSLPMRPQVSSYNLATSVAMTLFHWGGPREA; from the coding sequence ATGACTGAGTTGCACGGGAGGGCCGATACGGTGGCGCGGCAGTGGGGGGAGGCTGTCGGGCGGGGGGACGTGGTCGTCCTCGACGGGTTCCACGCGCTCAAGCACGCCCTGCGATTCGGCGCCGAGGTGCTGGTGGCCGTCGCCGACGACCCCGCGGCCGTACTGGCGCTCGCCGCCGGGTTGGCGCCCGACGTGGCCCCGGCCGTGGAGCGGCTGGTGGGGCCGGGCGCGCTCAAGGAACTGCTGCCCCGCGTGCACCCCACCGGGGTCGCCGCGCTCGCCGTACGCCCCGACCGGGCGGCGGGCCGGGCCGCGCTGGCGAAGACGCCCCGCACCGCGCCGATCGTGCTGCTCGACAATCCCCGCAACCTCGGCAACGTCGGGGCCGTCGTCCGCCTCGCCGCCGGCTTCGGGGCCACGGGCGTGGTGACCCGGGGCGAGCTCGACCCCTGGCACCAGAACGTCGTCCGCGCGGGGGCGGGGCTGCACTACGCCACCACCGTGGCCCGGCTGGAGCTGGACGAGCTTCCGGCGGGACCGGTGTACGCCCTCGACCCGGAGGGCGAGGACATCCGTACCCTCACCCTCCCGGACGACGCCCTGCTGGCGTTCGGCTCGGAACGCCACGGGATCTCGCCCGAGCTGCGCGCCCGTGCCGACCACCTGGTGTCCCTGCCGATGCGCCCGCAGGTCTCCAGCTACAACCTGGCCACCAGCGTGGCCATGACCCTCTTCCACTGGGGCGGACCCCGGGAAGCCTGA